One window of Sporocytophaga myxococcoides DSM 11118 genomic DNA carries:
- a CDS encoding cation:proton antiporter, which translates to MKKNLIFYTLFTGGFSLLIWFLLNNGKHLEAQRILPQLASTQNDSIFSGLNSNVHNPLSTLILQITIILVVARILGYLFQKAGQPSVVGEIIAGIVLGPSLLGLYFPEASSFIFPAASLGNIQFLSQIGLILFMFIVGMEIDGATIKNQAHQAVIISHASIIFPFFLGVVSSFFLYSTFAPPTIPFVAFALFMGIAMSITAFPVLARIVHEKGLSKHPIGMVSLTCAAADDVTAWCVLAAVIAIVKATTILSALLTIVLAIAYLLFMLYVIKPGLKKLFTVKAQNGDISKSLTGIIFLVLLLSSYICEIIGIHALFGAFIAGVIMPEELNLKKIISEKIEDVALVLLLPLFFVFTGLRTHVNLLNNPQLWIVCLGIIVLAVLGKLVGSALAARITGLSWKRSLSIGVLMNTRGLMELVVLNIGYDLGVLSTEIFTIMVIMALVTTFMTGPFLNFITKNIPDHELVENEKTVNSIG; encoded by the coding sequence ATGAAAAAAAATCTGATTTTCTATACCCTCTTTACCGGCGGCTTTTCTTTGTTAATTTGGTTTTTGCTTAATAACGGTAAACACCTGGAGGCACAAAGAATATTGCCACAATTGGCATCAACCCAAAATGACTCTATATTCTCTGGTCTGAACAGTAATGTGCATAATCCTCTCAGTACATTAATACTACAAATAACTATTATCCTGGTAGTTGCAAGAATACTGGGCTATCTGTTCCAAAAAGCCGGACAACCTTCAGTAGTGGGAGAAATAATCGCCGGGATAGTATTAGGTCCCTCTCTTTTAGGTTTATACTTTCCAGAAGCGTCTTCATTCATTTTTCCTGCAGCTTCTTTAGGCAACATTCAGTTTTTAAGTCAGATCGGGCTTATTCTGTTTATGTTTATTGTTGGAATGGAGATTGACGGGGCTACGATTAAGAATCAGGCTCATCAGGCAGTAATCATAAGCCATGCAAGTATTATATTTCCTTTTTTTCTCGGAGTTGTAAGTTCATTCTTTCTTTACAGCACTTTTGCTCCACCTACAATTCCTTTCGTGGCCTTCGCGCTATTTATGGGAATTGCGATGAGTATCACAGCCTTTCCTGTATTGGCAAGGATAGTTCATGAAAAAGGACTGAGCAAACATCCTATAGGGATGGTTTCCCTTACATGTGCAGCAGCAGATGATGTTACTGCCTGGTGCGTATTGGCTGCGGTAATAGCAATTGTAAAAGCAACTACTATTCTTTCTGCATTGCTCACGATAGTTCTTGCTATTGCATATCTTTTATTCATGCTGTATGTTATAAAACCAGGACTTAAGAAGCTTTTTACTGTGAAAGCACAAAATGGAGATATTAGTAAGTCATTAACAGGAATTATTTTTCTCGTACTCCTATTATCTTCTTATATCTGCGAAATCATTGGGATCCACGCCCTATTCGGAGCATTCATAGCCGGAGTAATTATGCCTGAAGAGCTTAATCTGAAGAAAATTATTTCCGAAAAAATTGAAGATGTAGCCCTTGTTTTGTTACTCCCTCTATTCTTTGTATTCACTGGATTGAGAACACATGTGAATCTTTTGAATAATCCCCAATTATGGATCGTTTGCCTGGGCATTATAGTCCTGGCAGTTCTCGGAAAACTTGTGGGTAGCGCACTAGCTGCAAGGATTACCGGGCTTTCCTGGAAAAGATCTTTATCTATAGGTGTTTTAATGAATACCAGAGGCCTTATGGAACTAGTGGTCCTTAATATTGGCTATGATTTGGGAGTGCTCAGCACGGAGATATTCACCATCATGGTGATTATGGCACTCGTTACCACATTTATGACAGGTCCCTTCCTGAATTTTATAACGAAAAACATTCCTGACCATGAGCTTGTAGAGAATGAAAAGACTGTTAATTCTATTGGCTAA
- the idi gene encoding isopentenyl-diphosphate Delta-isomerase, producing MTNSFVILVDKNDSEKGLMEKMEAHQKGELHRAFSIFIFNSTNELLLQKRATSKYHSGGLWTNTCCSHPAPGTLISEEAEKRLFEEMGFTTSLRKIFSFIYKAELDNGLTEYEFDHVFTGLYDGHPNINSEEVEDWKFIKLEDLKLDIIEHPERYTKWFLICFPKIEQYVKENR from the coding sequence TTGACAAACAGCTTTGTTATATTGGTAGATAAAAATGATTCTGAAAAAGGATTAATGGAAAAAATGGAAGCCCACCAAAAAGGTGAGTTGCACAGAGCTTTCTCCATTTTTATTTTTAACTCAACCAATGAACTCCTTTTACAAAAAAGGGCGACTTCGAAATATCACTCCGGAGGTTTGTGGACCAACACATGCTGTAGTCATCCTGCTCCTGGAACCCTTATTTCTGAGGAAGCGGAGAAAAGGCTTTTTGAAGAAATGGGATTTACCACCAGCCTTCGTAAAATCTTTTCATTCATATACAAAGCAGAACTCGACAACGGGCTCACAGAATATGAATTTGACCATGTTTTTACAGGTTTATATGATGGCCATCCCAATATAAATTCTGAAGAAGTTGAAGATTGGAAATTTATAAAACTTGAAGATCTGAAACTGGACATTATTGAGCATCCGGAGAGATATACTAAATGGTTTTTGATTTGCTTTCCTAAAATTGAACAGTATGTAAAAGAAAATAGGTAA
- a CDS encoding tetratricopeptide repeat protein — translation MTKLSIIAAIASLSSFCALAQVPSYEGKIYNMQGKSAAAWDFKNDKQKFLSDSDSEKDLVNLTDSIDLPAFKLNFTSKNQTSFVAAEIASPASVSFAEIQKIYSAGKATALVKEIKSHSYYVARLRGGEEYMVLRFDNISDDNKSLATGGDNLDYISFTYWKGYLSSQQLSDLKKEALEELKKGNYMLALQKAESLAKNDKENYEAFYVSAIAKSELGDIEGAIEDFNNCIRLKPDYTEAYIKKGIAESKSGMRSEAIEDFTAALKQDSSRVEALIHRGHEYYLYSRYSDAIADFSKVISKDPQNFQAYYQRGLARNEYGKYEEAITDFTKTVELYPKYNYAFFYRGFAKSALYRFAEASADYDKVIELDPNDKVSYFNRGNCKRELKDFTAAIADYNKAIELDPKFNDAYFEKAHSKFLSGDVKSAVSEYNNIIEKFPNNSQAYFNRGLFHLQLKKDQEALSDFTKAIELNPKDGEAFHNRAVAKEQLGDDSACVDAKKAVELGDKEAADLVKSICGK, via the coding sequence ATGACTAAATTATCCATAATCGCAGCGATTGCTAGTTTAAGCTCCTTTTGTGCATTGGCTCAAGTACCATCATATGAAGGAAAAATTTATAATATGCAAGGTAAAAGTGCAGCTGCTTGGGACTTCAAAAACGATAAACAGAAGTTTTTATCGGACAGCGATTCTGAAAAAGATCTTGTAAATCTTACTGATAGTATTGACCTGCCTGCTTTTAAACTAAACTTTACAAGTAAAAATCAAACCTCTTTTGTAGCAGCAGAGATAGCTAGCCCTGCTTCCGTTTCTTTTGCCGAAATACAAAAGATTTATTCAGCTGGAAAAGCAACGGCTTTAGTTAAAGAGATTAAGAGCCATAGTTATTATGTAGCAAGGCTAAGAGGAGGTGAAGAATATATGGTACTTCGTTTTGATAATATATCTGATGATAATAAATCTTTGGCTACAGGTGGTGATAATCTTGATTATATCAGTTTTACATATTGGAAAGGCTATTTAAGTTCCCAGCAACTCAGTGATTTAAAAAAGGAAGCTTTGGAAGAGCTGAAAAAGGGTAATTATATGTTAGCCCTGCAAAAAGCGGAATCTTTGGCAAAGAATGATAAAGAGAACTATGAAGCCTTTTATGTATCTGCTATAGCAAAGTCTGAATTAGGTGATATAGAGGGTGCAATAGAGGATTTTAATAATTGTATTCGTCTTAAACCAGACTATACAGAAGCGTATATCAAAAAAGGTATAGCGGAAAGCAAAAGTGGAATGAGGTCTGAAGCGATTGAAGATTTTACTGCTGCTTTAAAGCAGGACTCTTCCCGAGTGGAAGCGCTTATCCACAGAGGTCATGAATATTATCTTTATAGCAGATATTCTGATGCTATCGCTGATTTCTCCAAAGTGATATCCAAAGATCCTCAGAATTTCCAGGCATATTATCAAAGAGGTTTAGCGAGAAACGAATATGGAAAATACGAAGAGGCCATAACTGATTTTACTAAGACAGTGGAGTTGTATCCTAAGTACAACTATGCATTTTTTTATCGAGGGTTTGCAAAGAGTGCTTTGTACCGATTTGCTGAAGCATCTGCAGATTATGATAAAGTAATAGAGTTGGATCCTAATGATAAAGTAAGCTATTTTAACAGAGGTAATTGTAAAAGGGAATTGAAGGATTTTACTGCTGCTATTGCTGATTATAATAAAGCTATTGAACTTGATCCTAAGTTTAATGATGCTTATTTTGAAAAAGCTCATTCAAAATTTTTATCCGGCGATGTAAAATCAGCTGTTTCAGAGTATAACAATATCATAGAAAAGTTTCCAAATAACAGTCAGGCTTATTTCAACAGGGGATTGTTTCATCTTCAGTTAAAGAAAGATCAGGAAGCTTTATCGGATTTTACAAAAGCAATAGAGTTAAATCCAAAAGATGGTGAAGCGTTCCATAACAGGGCTGTTGCCAAAGAGCAACTAGGAGATGATAGTGCATGCGTCGATGCTAAAAAAGCCGTAGAGCTTGGAGATAAAGAAGCGGCAGATTTGGTTAAGTCTATATGTGGTAAATAA
- a CDS encoding phytoene/squalene synthase family protein → MNCSKDLSKTYRSGFSIGIHALRPQFRENIYSIYAFATLAEEIANSLENRDKKELLLDYSNETYKAIEKRFSLNPILNSFQFVINKFRIDTALVSKFLKGIELNIYHLPADLKNFELYAAGPSEALGLMVLKVLCDGNHQLYETLETPAKKFSSAILKLNKLKNSSKHQYNTGSAIGIHSEGLSEEVKLAMELSIEADLKAVKCNIKKLPQGSRRAIYIVFAYYNTLLKKIRKLSLEKILMNKIGISYNRKIILALDSLIKQRLNLL, encoded by the coding sequence TTGAATTGCAGCAAAGATCTTTCTAAGACTTATAGATCTGGCTTTTCTATTGGGATCCACGCATTAAGGCCGCAATTCAGGGAGAACATATATAGCATCTATGCATTCGCTACCTTAGCAGAAGAAATAGCGAACAGCCTTGAAAACAGAGACAAAAAAGAATTACTTTTAGACTATAGTAATGAAACTTATAAAGCTATTGAAAAGAGGTTCAGCTTGAATCCTATTCTCAATAGTTTTCAATTTGTAATAAACAAATTCCGAATTGATACAGCTCTGGTAAGCAAGTTTTTAAAAGGTATTGAATTAAATATCTATCACCTACCTGCCGATTTAAAAAATTTCGAACTATATGCTGCAGGCCCCTCGGAAGCTCTGGGTTTAATGGTTTTAAAAGTTTTATGTGATGGCAATCACCAATTATATGAAACACTTGAAACACCAGCTAAAAAGTTTTCTTCTGCAATCTTAAAGCTCAATAAGTTGAAAAATTCATCAAAGCATCAATATAACACAGGGTCAGCGATCGGAATCCATTCTGAAGGGCTTTCAGAAGAAGTGAAATTAGCTATGGAACTATCAATAGAAGCTGACCTTAAAGCAGTAAAATGCAACATAAAGAAACTTCCTCAAGGCAGTCGAAGAGCAATTTATATTGTATTCGCATATTACAATACTTTATTAAAAAAGATTAGAAAACTTTCCCTTGAAAAAATATTAATGAACAAAATTGGGATTTCATATAACAGAAAAATTATATTGGCCCTTGATTCTCTAATAAAACAGAGGTTGAACTTACTTTAA
- a CDS encoding FAD/NAD(P)-binding protein, with translation MKTISIVGGGFCGCMLTLHLFKKRHSQIKIHLIEKSEKLCRGAAYSTEFNFHLLNVNAGKMSAFQSDEDNFINWLKENKYPYNHEDYVPRKLYGNYLSSLLYRELNENLDAIDIHTEEAIDLTLDNDKAILLLESGKKIISDKVVLAPGNFPPQSDNDPFEKYINDGIYFTNPWDHKTIIDKIHKEEDILILGSGLTMIDLCTTLFYNSHKGKIYTYSRHGFLPAVHKPVNFYPPFYNEIQKASSLTEVFSIVKKHLRSHKQQGGDWRDIIESLRPFNQKIWMSFSAKDKALFLKKLNRLWSISRHRIPQEYQITINELLKNNMLEIHSGTIETLEKNGRKLNITIRKNKHEQPTTISVHRVINCTGPQLNYLKLQDPLIQSMFQKGLIHPGPLNLGVDASADGKVKNHYNENIIYALGSPLTGVLFESTAVPELRLQAEVLADILLFSDLPVEQKTY, from the coding sequence ATGAAGACTATCAGTATTGTTGGCGGTGGATTCTGCGGATGCATGCTCACATTGCACTTATTTAAAAAAAGACATTCTCAAATAAAAATACATCTTATTGAAAAGTCTGAAAAACTGTGTAGAGGAGCAGCATACTCAACCGAATTCAACTTTCATTTGCTGAATGTAAATGCTGGCAAAATGAGTGCTTTCCAATCTGATGAAGACAATTTTATTAACTGGCTGAAAGAAAATAAATATCCATATAACCATGAGGACTATGTCCCCAGAAAGCTTTATGGGAATTACCTTTCCAGTCTCCTTTACCGTGAATTAAACGAGAACCTTGATGCTATTGACATCCATACCGAAGAGGCTATTGACCTCACATTGGATAATGATAAAGCAATTCTACTGCTTGAAAGTGGAAAAAAAATTATCAGCGATAAAGTAGTCCTTGCCCCTGGAAACTTTCCTCCTCAATCAGACAATGATCCTTTTGAAAAGTACATTAATGATGGGATATATTTTACAAATCCCTGGGACCATAAAACGATCATTGATAAAATACATAAAGAAGAAGACATACTTATTCTTGGAAGCGGCTTAACAATGATAGATTTATGCACAACATTATTCTACAATTCTCACAAAGGAAAAATATATACTTATAGCAGACATGGCTTTTTACCAGCGGTGCATAAACCTGTGAATTTCTATCCTCCCTTTTACAATGAAATCCAAAAGGCAAGCTCATTAACTGAAGTTTTCTCCATAGTAAAAAAACATTTGCGGAGCCACAAACAGCAAGGAGGAGACTGGAGAGATATTATCGAAAGTTTAAGACCATTTAACCAGAAAATCTGGATGAGTTTTTCCGCTAAAGACAAGGCGCTTTTCTTAAAAAAATTAAACAGGTTATGGAGTATTTCCAGACATAGGATACCGCAAGAATATCAAATAACCATTAATGAATTACTAAAGAATAATATGCTTGAAATTCATTCAGGTACAATAGAAACGCTTGAAAAAAATGGCAGAAAATTAAATATAACAATCAGAAAAAATAAGCATGAACAACCAACAACAATTAGTGTACATAGAGTAATCAATTGTACAGGACCCCAATTAAACTATCTGAAATTACAAGATCCCTTGATTCAAAGCATGTTTCAAAAAGGATTAATTCACCCAGGTCCTCTCAATTTGGGCGTGGATGCTTCTGCTGACGGCAAAGTAAAAAATCATTACAATGAAAATATCATTTATGCTCTTGGCTCTCCCCTTACAGGAGTATTGTTTGAATCAACCGCAGTACCGGAATTACGATTACAAGCCGAAGTTCTGGCAGATATTTTATTATTCTCAGACCTTCCTGTTGAACAAAAAACGTATTGA
- a CDS encoding FkbM family methyltransferase, whose protein sequence is MKRVIKAYLQKLLGFRYYLHLFSLYKIYSLRVDKAEKDFLHFVKLIPKDGIILDIGANIGLMTVTLAKKFPESTVYSFEPIPYNLGTLNQNIELFKLDNVEVFPMALGNEDSEIDMVMPVVNSVKMQGLCHVIHDAIPKSSEGETFSVPLRKLDSIKHLKHASQDIVAIKLDVEHFEWAVLEGAREILDKYKPVIYCELGENENRTKSMEVLCGLGYKAKIVEGNDLVDFDQEIHKATNFIFVH, encoded by the coding sequence ATGAAAAGGGTTATTAAAGCTTATCTTCAAAAACTACTGGGATTCAGATATTATCTACACCTGTTTTCCTTATATAAAATCTATTCGCTAAGGGTAGATAAAGCGGAGAAAGATTTTCTTCACTTTGTCAAGCTTATCCCTAAGGATGGAATTATACTGGATATAGGTGCTAATATCGGACTCATGACAGTAACACTTGCTAAAAAATTTCCAGAATCTACTGTTTATTCATTTGAGCCGATACCATATAATCTGGGAACATTGAATCAGAATATCGAGTTGTTTAAACTTGATAATGTTGAAGTGTTTCCAATGGCTTTGGGAAATGAAGATAGTGAAATCGACATGGTAATGCCGGTTGTAAATTCTGTAAAGATGCAGGGATTATGTCACGTAATCCATGATGCTATTCCGAAAAGCAGTGAAGGGGAAACCTTTTCAGTGCCGCTTAGAAAGCTGGATAGTATCAAACATCTCAAACATGCTTCTCAAGACATTGTGGCTATTAAGCTGGATGTAGAGCATTTTGAATGGGCAGTTCTTGAAGGAGCTCGCGAGATATTAGACAAATACAAGCCCGTCATCTATTGTGAGTTGGGCGAAAACGAAAATAGAACCAAAAGTATGGAAGTATTATGCGGACTCGGATACAAGGCAAAAATTGTTGAAGGTAATGACCTGGTTGATTTTGACCAGGAGATACATAAAGCTACAAACTTTATCTTTGTGCATTAG
- a CDS encoding sensor histidine kinase: MWERQFLLEYFKKTALSATRKLLSGLLAVICFTSNLYASSKNPVVITDNRFDYSISERYFSITEDPSDRFTYEDFTDQAKSSLLTTTKNQKLYNYNPTSAYWINTDIHFKAYQKNKWILELLAIHTEEVDLYLFEDGKLTEFRKTGEKYSFYERDYPTKNIIFDLPLKPNHNYKLLLRLKSQHHVPFQFKIRSQQHFSYYSTHEYLYLGIYYGILLIITLYNALIYTSTKEKVYLYYVIYVFTAILLSLTEDGFGFQFIWKNYPEVIPYLYKYIAPSLFLCSSVFYFDSFMGLKRRFPAIRLVVFGTVAIYFLFFSLNFIYIKFNFPSYIFYAIPFLVVLCCTLYMAIRGYYPARIFIIAYTFICVSIIIKILQVLSIVKPNILTTYSFNYGITFEVVLLSFALADRFRTIKREKERAQKSMIQELKENQVLKDQLILEYKKNEALNEKITKELEAQVAERTRELQEKNIELDTFVFKASHDIKGPLKSIIALTKIGIKDIQDPSAEPYMQHILKSSEKLDKLLYDLLSITKVKKTNLSYEAIDFRLMVADALSSFKNFPEFPFMTFDIQINETVKFYSDKNLIKSIIQNLIENPIKYRDCDKPESFLKIEINCDNEEARLVFTDNGLGIANEYHTKIFEMFCKANENSNGTGLGLYIVKIALEKLNGKITLLSEPGKGSCFSVVIPSQKNVYKSAEYEEVIHQKN, translated from the coding sequence ATGTGGGAGAGACAATTTTTACTTGAATATTTTAAAAAAACAGCATTATCAGCAACCCGAAAATTACTTTCAGGGCTATTAGCTGTAATTTGCTTTACCAGCAATTTATATGCAAGCTCTAAAAATCCAGTTGTTATTACAGATAACAGGTTCGATTATTCAATATCCGAAAGATATTTTTCAATTACAGAAGATCCTTCAGATCGCTTTACCTATGAAGACTTTACAGACCAAGCCAAATCTTCTCTTCTAACAACTACCAAAAATCAAAAACTGTATAATTATAATCCTACATCTGCATACTGGATTAACACAGATATCCATTTTAAAGCCTATCAGAAAAACAAATGGATATTGGAACTCCTGGCAATACATACCGAAGAAGTTGATCTCTATCTTTTTGAAGATGGGAAGCTAACAGAATTCAGAAAAACAGGCGAAAAGTATTCATTTTATGAAAGAGACTATCCAACCAAAAATATCATTTTTGATCTTCCATTAAAACCAAACCATAACTACAAACTCTTATTAAGGCTAAAGTCTCAGCATCATGTGCCTTTTCAGTTTAAAATCAGGAGCCAACAGCATTTTTCATATTATTCTACCCATGAATATCTGTATCTAGGTATTTATTATGGAATTTTACTTATAATAACTTTATACAATGCATTGATTTATACCAGCACTAAAGAGAAGGTTTATTTGTATTATGTGATCTACGTATTCACCGCTATACTCCTATCTCTCACAGAAGATGGCTTTGGATTTCAATTTATCTGGAAGAACTATCCTGAAGTCATACCTTACTTGTATAAGTATATAGCCCCTTCATTATTTCTTTGCAGTTCTGTATTCTATTTTGATTCCTTTATGGGATTAAAAAGGAGATTTCCAGCGATTAGGCTTGTGGTTTTCGGAACAGTTGCTATTTATTTTCTTTTCTTTTCCTTGAACTTCATTTACATAAAATTCAATTTCCCTTCCTACATATTTTATGCAATTCCATTCCTAGTTGTGCTTTGTTGCACGCTCTACATGGCTATAAGAGGCTATTATCCTGCAAGAATATTTATTATTGCTTATACATTCATTTGTGTGAGTATCATTATCAAAATACTTCAAGTTCTATCTATTGTAAAACCCAATATACTCACGACCTATAGCTTCAATTATGGCATCACGTTTGAAGTCGTGTTGCTTTCTTTTGCTCTTGCAGACAGGTTCCGCACAATTAAAAGAGAAAAGGAACGCGCACAAAAATCAATGATTCAAGAGCTGAAAGAAAACCAGGTCTTGAAAGATCAGCTCATTCTTGAATACAAAAAGAATGAAGCATTGAATGAAAAAATCACTAAAGAACTGGAAGCACAGGTTGCAGAGAGGACCAGAGAACTTCAGGAAAAAAATATCGAGCTTGATACCTTTGTATTCAAAGCTTCTCATGACATTAAAGGACCTTTAAAGTCAATTATTGCTTTGACAAAAATAGGAATAAAAGACATACAGGATCCTTCCGCAGAGCCGTACATGCAGCACATACTTAAGAGTTCAGAGAAACTTGACAAGCTTTTATATGATCTTCTTTCAATCACAAAAGTAAAGAAAACAAATCTTTCCTATGAAGCGATAGACTTTAGACTAATGGTGGCAGATGCGCTATCAAGTTTTAAAAATTTTCCGGAATTTCCATTTATGACATTTGATATACAGATAAATGAAACAGTGAAATTTTATTCGGATAAAAATTTAATTAAATCTATCATTCAAAATCTTATTGAAAACCCAATTAAATACAGAGATTGCGACAAACCAGAAAGTTTTCTGAAAATAGAAATAAACTGCGATAATGAGGAAGCCAGACTGGTATTTACAGATAATGGATTAGGAATAGCCAATGAGTATCATACCAAGATCTTTGAAATGTTTTGCAAAGCAAATGAGAACTCAAATGGAACAGGATTAGGACTTTATATTGTGAAGATAGCTTTGGAGAAGCTTAATGGAAAGATTACATTATTAAGTGAACCGGGAAAAGGATCCTGCTTTTCTGTTGTGATACCTAGTCAAAAAAATGTATATAAATCTGCTGAATATGAAGAAGTCATTCATCAGAAAAATTAA